The Salvia splendens isolate huo1 chromosome 20, SspV2, whole genome shotgun sequence nucleotide sequence AATTAATGTGTATGATATTGACAATACTAACATGAGATGTGACATTTGAAAAATGTAAGTGTTAACAGTTAAGTTGTAGATGGGTTGCCTAACTAATTCTATTGAAAGTAATACGAATATTGAAACGTGTCActcatttaaaaatattttgaaagacTGCTGCTTGAGTGACGGCAATTAAAAATGAGTTTCAAATACATTTATAATAttgataattcattttttaataaatgtttctTTCGTgtattttattagtaataattgttcataaatattttataaactGAGTAGTTAATATTTGTTGGATCgacttaattttttttgctaGTTACTTAAATCCTACAGTATCAATGCTAAGATACTCCCTCTATCCTTTAATTTTGTCACTATTTAtcgggcacatgttttaaaaaatataatggaaagtgagttgaaaaagttgataggacgtgagtcctacttttaaagtattagttttataataaaatgtgagtgagaatacgttggtggaatatggggtctatcacaaaaaatagtaaaacatgaaatgtgataaattttatgggatagacacaaatgaaaaaatgtgacaaaatttcagggacggaggaagtagatCATATTAGCCATTAGGATGAGTACTATATTACTCATATTAATAATTAtctgaaaatatcaatataaaatatttgatgGCGCATGGAGAGTAGTATAAGATTAAAAAAAGCGTTCTCATAAAAAAGgcaaaaaataaagaagataaCAAAAAAAAGGCAATAGTTCCGACTTCTgttataaatatgaaataatttgatacataaaaaaataaagaagataaCAAAAAAAAGGCAATAGTTCCGACTTCTGTTATAATATGAAATAATTTGATACATAAAAAACAAGCGTTTGTAGTCCAACGGTTAGGATAATTGCCTTCCAAGCAATAGACCCGGGTTCGACTCCCGGCAAACGCatttcattttatatatatatttttttttatattttctacttccaaatttttcaaaattctgGAAAATGATGTTAAGCCCTCACCAAATAATGTTACTGAAGAACAAATTATCTTGAAATGAATAATTGTAAGGGGCTGAAATTaaagaaggaaaaagaaagaattTGCAGAAAAAATAGTAACAATGGCGTTGGCCTGTGAGGAAGATGATGTGTACTTTTTCAAAaggaattaaataatataaaaaaagtctGACTCCACATTTATAtgtttacttttaaaaaaagagAATGCATTCTTCAGATTTATAAAAGTTCTATAACTCTTAGTAGGGGGcacacaattttatttttctttcttattaaTAGAAGGGTTTAAAATTAAAAGTCGACACACGTTTtttggattaaaaaaaaagtaaagaatgAGCATTTGGGTGTAGTGTAATGAACACTGTCAAAACTAACTTGCAAAATCAAGTGAGAAGGACATATTTTCAACTATTAATAACGAACAAATCTTGCAACGTTTTTAATCGATGAAAACACTTAGAATTGAGTTACCACCGCTTTAGATATAAAAACACAAATATGACATGTTCATTTTATTAGATATATCTTTTAGACTAATTCATGTTAAATATATACGAGTACTACTTTACGGTGGTTGTGCTTACAGTTTTTacattatactccatccgtcccaactaagttgagtcacatttcttttttgagATGTCTCAACTAATTTGAGTCAATTCCccttttgataaaattaaaacatctaatcactcttactttatttcatcacctactttactctctctttatcttttttactttattcctctctcatacttttctattcaatttcttaatctcgtgcccaaaagttatgtctcaacttagttggaacggagagtattttattatattatatttaatataataaaatataatataatgccTCCTcagtcccaactaagttgagaatgaaaaaaaatatatagtggAGCTCAGCCCCTACAACCAATTTTTTTTGCGTCCGCCCCTGGTATCTTTTGATTCTTGATCCAGGGATGttacgtactccctccgttccatagtagtatagtcattttgtaattttggtacgttccattaTAGTGGAGTAATTTCCCTTATAGTAAAAATCAACATATTTCTTCTAACTTACTTTTTTTTACTCtcatgatatttttatttactaCTCTTGCATATTTATATCGACAAATGTAAGAATCTTTACTCTTATGTATAAATTGATCAACGCTTCTTGTAAGTTTAaattcactttattttattttgtatctaGCCGGTGTACGTGTAGAGAAAACTTATATCGAGATCCCAACTGAAGTTAATGAATTCGTGTTCCCCTAGTTCGCtctttatttatgttttatgtcGAATTACCATTTCaatattatagtagtaatttgCATTTGTTTTTGATAAGTATATGAAGAGTCGAGCGATTTTGGAATAGAACAATGTttgacaattatttaatttcattattttaattacaatcGAAAACTATGTTATGGATAACAAAAATAGATGGAACAAATGGATGAGGTGGATATGAGTGTTCCTTTTTATTCTACCTCATTCAAGTTActataatagtactattttagCCCAAGTTTTTTGGATTATTACTAAATGTATTTGTCTTTGTTTTTCCCTTTGATATCAGTGCTCATTACTGGAATCATCATCTGGGCAGCAAGGATAATCATTTGTTCTTTGGTAGTCTGTTTTTTGATTGGTAAATTTCGGAAAAGGCGTTTGTCCTCTTTCGAGGGAGTAGAGTCATTCCAACAAAGTGACAATAAACTCGCTCCAGTTATGTATTCCTATTCGGACATAAAGAAGATGACTAAAAATTTTGAAGATAAACTAGGGCAAGGGGGCTTCGATTCTGTTTATAAGGGAAAGCTTCGAAGTGGTCATCTTATAGCAGTCAAATCACTTGGAAAATTTGTGGCAAACAGGCAAGACTTCATCAATAAATTAGCAACTATTGGAAGGATCCATCATGTAAATGTTGTCCAACTTGTTGGATATTGCGCTGAAAAATCAAAGCGTGCCCTCATTTTTTAATACATGCCAAATGGTTCTCTTGACAAGTACATcttaaacaaagaaaacacatctTCATTGGATTGGGACATGAAGTTTAAGATTGCAGTTGAAGTGGCTCGAGGGATTGAGTATTTGTAgaggtgagcaaaaaaaccggaaaccgaatatccgaaccgaaccaaaccgaaattttgaaattcggttcggtttttcggttcggttcgattttaaaaataaaaaaatttcggtttatcggttcggttcgggcgaagaaaaaaaccgaaaaaccgaaaaaccgaattatatatattctattaatttaatatattatattatatataatatatatattcttttaatatattctactatataatatatattatatgtattattaattttatattatatataaatattctattagtatatataaaataaaataaaatgcacatatataaatataaatatatatttatattatatttattttttttcaggttttttcggtttttttcgggttttttcggttttcagtttttcgatttcggtttttcgggttcggttcggtttggattttgaactaaattcggtttttcggttttggtttagttttggcaaaaaaccgaaccgaaacccgaatgcacacccctaagtATTTGCACCATGGTTGTGACATCCGGATCTTGCATTTTGACATCAAACATCACAATATACTTCTTGATGATAAGTTTGTcccaaaaatatcagatttcggGCTAGCAAAATTATGCGTCACAAACAAGGAGGCAGTTACTTTGACGGCTGCTAGAGGAACTATAGGGTGTGTTGCTCCTGAACTTATCAATAGAAGTATTGGCCGAGTGTCTTACAAGGCCGATGTGTATAGTTTCGGGATGTTGTTGATggaaaatataaacaaagattTGACACGAAACAACGATGGATCTAGTAAGTATTTCCCAAACTGGATAAACAACCACTTAAACAAAGGTGAGGGCATTGACATTggaaatgataataaaaatgACGATAGAAACATTGGTCGGAAGATGACTATAGTTGCGTTATGGTGCATACAAATGAGTCCAGAAAATCGTCCATCAATGAATAAGGTGCTAGAGATGTTAGAAGGTGATGTCGAACAACTGCATATCCCTAACTATCCATCGTATATGGCAAGAAATGAGGAAGAAGACTGGGCGACGGATTCAAATGCTTCCATATCATTGTTGCATGATATCAATGATAGTAGCATTATTGAGATTATTAGTATTGCTTGAACTTTTGTTATCATCTATTTTTACTTAGAAACAAGTTCCTCTTTATTGTGTTTTTGTAATTTGTTCATATCAGATGTAACATGAAGtgaattactccctccgcctccgcctccgcccccaaagagtatgaactttagattaggcacgagttttaatgcttattggtaaagtaagagagagatagatagagaaGGTTTTTAAAGTATGGTTAGTGGAGAATTggtctcacctcattaaagagaagagggtttccaaaattggaatattcatactctttggagacgaacgaaaaaagaaatagtgcatactcttcatgaacggagggagtacttagtTATTTTCATGATCTTGTGAATTATAGTATTACTGAATTCTTTATTCATCCCATTTGCAAACTAAGTAGTTGGAGAAGTTGGGGTTTTGTTGAGTCCATTTCTCTATGAGTTTCACAGACACTCTGTCGATTCCTACACCAACACATAAGAGTAGATATAAACACTAGCATCCCTATCACTGGGAATTACATAAAGATATGGACATGGAATGTTTTAGACATAGAAGAATAGCAGGTTTAATCCTCCAACTGTTTTATATGGCTCAGAATAGAAGGCATATCTGACAAAAAAGGCATCTTCTTCTGCTGCAGTTCCTCACAATCTTCCCAACTTGCTGTTCTTGGATCGAGGGGCTGGCGGTCAGGAAGTTGCAGACCTTGCTTGATACGCCCCAACCTTTGTGAAAACAGGACCTGCTCTGTTGTGACAGGCAGACGAGTTGATTGATATTCTTGAAGAGCTGAAGCTAGGTTCTCGACTCCCCACTTCTCAAGGCACTTCCCGAGGACTGCAGCATCTAATATCGACATGTTTGTGCTCCTCAGACCATGAGGAGTAGTCGGATGAGCTGCGTCTCCAATCAAGACCACATTCTGCCAAACAATTTGGCCCAGCGGTTCACAGTCGTATATCACATTCAAGAAAGGATCCTTTGTTTCTCGTATAACTTTCATCAGTTCGGGTACCCAAACCTTCTCTGCTGCTTCATGCATTTTGGCAATCATATCACTGCTAACTTTCATGGTTACTGAATTTCCCTGATTCATTCACCATTTTTTTTACCACACACTTTACCAACAAACAAGAAAATGAACAACATGCCACCATCGACAATCCacagagagagaaggagagtaTACCTTAAGCTGTGGCTCCGGCTGATTCACGTACCAAATCCAATTGATCCGCTTGTTCAACAGCTCATAAAACACAGAATGAGTTCCTGATCCCAAGTCGAAATATAAGCATTTCCCAAGATCAGGGAAAGCCTTCTTGAGCCCAAGAATGGTGTCCGAATCCTCATTGTTCGAGAAGTCAAGGACTCCTCTCCATGCACAATAACCTGAATATCTAACTGAATCTGTAATTTAGTCGAACGAACAAACAACATCCCAAATTTTCAGCTAAATCGTCAACAACCGAATCACAAACCTCAATTTAAGCTCGGGAAAGAAACTCTGCCGTATTGAAGAGAGACAACCATCAGCTGCCACAAAAAGATCACCTACAACCTCAGTCACCTCTCCAGATTGAGAAGCTTTAAGCTTCACTTTCACGCAATTTTCGTCATCGGAAATGCGAAAGGAAAGAAATGTTTGAGCCCAGTGGACTGTCCCTGGAGGCAATGCCTTGTACAGAAGGCTGTACAGATCAGACCAGAGTGCTGCCCTAAAATTGAATCTCTCATCCCTGGTTAGCATTCGATTGATTTTCTTCTCCCCATCAGTTGCTTCATTCTATAATGTCACAAATTAGCACCAGAAACTCATTAATCTCACACTGAATTGTGATTATTTGCACATATTAATTTGAATATGAACGAACTGAAACCCTAATTTAATCTCCGATTGCAATCACAATCAACTAGGAATGTGAAGAAATCAAATCAATTCACATTAAAACCACACAGAATAACCGTTCTCCCAAAGCTATAGCTATCCTATTCAATTTCAGTAATAGAACTATAATTCGGTGGTTTTACTTACTTGATCAATGGTGAGCGGCAATGTGGTGAGGTCGAGCGTATGAGGTTGATCGAGCCATGATTTGATGAGTTTCTGCGACAGAGGATCGAGGCCGAGGCCGGCACCGGTGGCGCAACCCGTCGCCGGGGAGCTTGTTTTCTCCAGCACCACTACCCCCCAGCCGGCGGTGATCAGCGCGTGCGCGCAAGACAACCCCGCGATGCTGCCGCCAACCACCACTGCCTTCCCCTTCATCTTCAAACGGCAGCGTTTGAAGTTTCTCGATTTCCTTAGCTATATGTCATCGTCATTACTTTGTgtggtctagttttttttagtaTTAAATAGGTattggaaaaagaaaatataatatttatattattgtgaaagagaattttttttaaaatgtaaatgtgacggatggagtattttatttatatagttaaataaatataaatttaaaggacgaagtattgttattattatatagttaaacgacagagggagtatttttttatataattaaatgaaTATAACTTTTAAAGGCTGCTAGCACCACGGAGAACTCGAACTCGAGACCATTGACTTATGATATTATCAATATCTCTACCACTTGACCAACTCACACACGATTTAGAAATTATTATTGATATCAACCTTTGAGGTGGTGTGATGCAGCGATGCTTATAGCTAGCCAGTGGCAAACGCAAGATTTTAATACTGAGAGTCCAAATTAATATTAACAATTGTTGCATATTTTTAGTGTCAATG carries:
- the LOC121782969 gene encoding 2,6-dihydroxypyridine 3-monooxygenase-like; the encoded protein is MKGKAVVVGGSIAGLSCAHALITAGWGVVVLEKTSSPATGCATGAGLGLDPLSQKLIKSWLDQPHTLDLTTLPLTIDQNEATDGEKKINRMLTRDERFNFRAALWSDLYSLLYKALPPGTVHWAQTFLSFRISDDENCVKVKLKASQSGEVTEVVGDLFVAADGCLSSIRQSFFPELKLRYSGYCAWRGVLDFSNNEDSDTILGLKKAFPDLGKCLYFDLGSGTHSVFYELLNKRINWIWYVNQPEPQLKGNSVTMKVSSDMIAKMHEAAEKVWVPELMKVIRETKDPFLNVIYDCEPLGQIVWQNVVLIGDAAHPTTPHGLRSTNMSILDAAVLGKCLEKWGVENLASALQEYQSTRLPVTTEQVLFSQRLGRIKQGLQLPDRQPLDPRTASWEDCEELQQKKMPFLSDMPSILSHIKQLED
- the LOC121781653 gene encoding LEAF RUST 10 DISEASE-RESISTANCE LOCUS RECEPTOR-LIKE PROTEIN KINASE-like 2.1 yields the protein MHTPKYLHHGCDIRILHFDIKHHNILLDDKFVPKISDFGLAKLCVTNKEAVTLTAARGTIGCVAPELINRSIGRVSYKADVYSFGMLLMENINKDLTRNNDGSSKYFPNWINNHLNKGEGIDIGNDNKNDDRNIGRKMTIVALWCIQMSPENRPSMNKVLEMLEGDVEQLHIPNYPSYMARNEEEDWATDSNASISLLHDINDSSIIEIISIA